One Geitlerinema sp. PCC 9228 genomic window, CAACGCATCAACTGGGGCATCCGTCGGGGATGGATTCAACTGGAAGCCCCCAACGATAGATATTCCGTACCTTGGCGGCAAAACAGCCCATGAGCGTTTCCAGCATTTAGGTAGCGGCAGCAGGGGTAGAAGCTTGTGCGTGCAGTTTCGCTTTGCCGTCGCTACCAAACAACCGCATTTTGGCAGCAATCACGGCTTCCATGGCGGCCATTGCCTCTTCCATGGTATCGGTTAAATCCGCTTCTGGTTGTTCGGAAAGCGATCGCAACACATCCATATATGCCTGCCGCACTTCCGTATTCACGTTAAACTTGCACACGCCCAGTTCGATCGAACGAGCAATCATCTCTGCCGGCAAACCGCTGGCACCGTGCAATACCAAAGGTAAAGATACAGCATCGCGAATTTTTTGCAAGCGATCGAAATCCAAATGGGGTTCGCTACGATATTTCCCATGTACGTTGCCAATGGTCACCGCCAAGCAATCCACTTGGGTTGCGCGAACGAACTCGCCGGCTTGTTGCGGATCGGTCATTTTGGCTTCTTTTTCCGATACCGTTAGCCCATCTTCCGTACCGCTAATGCGACCGATTTCCGCTTCTACCGCGGCACCGTAACTGTGTGCCAGCTGGGTCATTTCTCGGGTAAAAGTCAAATTTTCCTGGTAGGGGTGGTGGGAACCATCGGCAAGAACCGAGTTCATCCCCGCCTCCAACGCCATGCGGATGTCATTGCGATCGCTACTGTGGTCTAAATGCACCGCAATGGGAACGCTAGCACTACGGGCAGCTTCTAAAAATAAAGCGACCAACGGTTGTTTGCCGTAAGACAAAACTTTCGGGTGCATTTGTAGCATGGCAGGGCTTTGCAACTGTTCTGCCGCTCGCACCACAGCTTCCACACCTTCAAAATTGTACATGTTAAACGCACCAACGGCATACCCGTGGCGTTGGGCAGTTTCTAATAGGTCTTTGGTCGATACCAGCATATGGTTAATCCTAGCTTGCTATAGCATCCATTGGTTTTTTTTTAAATTCTAATGGCTCTCAACCAGCCTTGCACAAATCCCTAGCAACGAGAAGCTTTATAAAAATTTACAATATGGACAGGGAAAGAACGATTTGGAGAAAACATCTATGGCAGCGGCACCGATTCTCTTGTGGTATCGTAATGACCTGCGATTGCACGACCATTCGGCTTTGCAGGCGGCTTTGCAAACTCAATCTCCCGTGATTCCTGTTTATTGCTTCGATCCGCGTCAGTTTGGTACTACAGCTTTTGGCTTTCCCAAAACGGGGGCTTTTCGGGGGAAATTTTTGTTAGAAAGTATAGCCGATTTGCAGCGATCGCTACAACAACGCCGCAGCAATTTGCTGGTGTTTTACGATTATCCAGAAACCGCCATTGCCCAACTTGCCAAGCGAGTGCAAGCAAGTGCCGTTTATTTCCACCAGGAAGTTACCGCTGAAGAAGTGCAAGTGGAACAAGCCTTGCAAAAAACTTTAGCCCAAATTAACGTAACTTGTCGTTCTTTTTGGTGCCATACACTTCACGATCGGAATCAGTTCCCCTTTGCCGTAGCAGACTTACCAGAAACATTTACCCAGTTTCGCCAGCAAGT contains:
- a CDS encoding class II fructose-bisphosphate aldolase, which translates into the protein MLVSTKDLLETAQRHGYAVGAFNMYNFEGVEAVVRAAEQLQSPAMLQMHPKVLSYGKQPLVALFLEAARSASVPIAVHLDHSSDRNDIRMALEAGMNSVLADGSHHPYQENLTFTREMTQLAHSYGAAVEAEIGRISGTEDGLTVSEKEAKMTDPQQAGEFVRATQVDCLAVTIGNVHGKYRSEPHLDFDRLQKIRDAVSLPLVLHGASGLPAEMIARSIELGVCKFNVNTEVRQAYMDVLRSLSEQPEADLTDTMEEAMAAMEAVIAAKMRLFGSDGKAKLHAQASTPAAAT